A genomic stretch from Bradyrhizobium quebecense includes:
- a CDS encoding acetyl/propionyl/methylcrotonyl-CoA carboxylase subunit alpha: MFRKILIANRGEIACRIARTCQRLGVAVSTVHSTADADALHVKAIGESIEIGAAAASESYLRIDAVIAAAKTTGAEAIHPGFGFLAENTAFARAVEAAGLVFIGPTPETIERLGDKASAKREAVAAGVATIPGSEAPGEDRLEIERIVRRLELPVMLKAAAGGGGKGMRAISTYDGLGDEIESAMREARNAFGDAGLIVEKLILQGRHIEVQIAGDGDGNVIHLFERECTLQRRHQKLIEEAPAANLPTSLRQRILDDAVRLGRRLRYRGVGTVEFIVSGTDYYFLEVNPRLQVEHPVTEMVTGIDIVEAMLRIAAGEGLPVKQDEVVCQGHAVEARICAEDPNDSFMPSTGKLAHVRFPSGGIRVETGVESGSTVTPYYDSMLAKLIAHATTRDQALDQLDRALGETSIFGVITNREFLRRLIALPATRAATFHTRLIDERIDALVTATENIDPEALAVGAYFWMMRQRAAASGNPWQSSSLTGWRMTAADDGLSPIPLLHLEAAGDSAELRFAPLQPDGSMLIGVDAARVRVQLSPLADDMFAAAANARCETVRIAQKDHAIFVHDPRHAHTMTAIPYLRYISASAEVSGELRAPMTGVVLKINVTVGSRVKAGDPTVVMESMKMELRIASEVDGVVTAVHFKPGDTVERNAVVAIVEPELIPQ; encoded by the coding sequence ATGTTCAGGAAAATTCTGATTGCCAATCGAGGCGAAATCGCCTGCCGCATCGCCCGCACCTGCCAACGCCTCGGCGTTGCGGTCTCCACCGTGCACTCCACTGCAGATGCCGACGCCCTGCACGTCAAGGCCATTGGTGAATCCATCGAGATCGGCGCCGCGGCGGCCTCGGAAAGCTATCTGCGGATCGATGCCGTCATCGCCGCCGCGAAAACCACCGGCGCGGAGGCGATCCATCCCGGATTCGGCTTCCTGGCCGAGAATACGGCCTTTGCCCGCGCGGTCGAAGCAGCCGGTCTGGTATTCATCGGACCGACGCCGGAAACCATCGAGCGGCTTGGCGACAAGGCGTCCGCGAAACGGGAAGCCGTCGCCGCCGGCGTCGCCACAATACCCGGCAGCGAAGCTCCGGGCGAGGATCGCCTCGAAATCGAACGCATCGTCCGCCGGCTCGAACTGCCGGTCATGCTCAAGGCCGCGGCCGGCGGCGGTGGCAAGGGAATGCGGGCGATATCGACCTATGACGGGCTTGGCGACGAAATCGAGTCCGCGATGCGCGAGGCCAGGAATGCTTTCGGCGACGCAGGACTGATCGTCGAGAAGCTGATCCTGCAGGGCCGGCACATCGAGGTGCAGATCGCGGGCGACGGCGATGGTAATGTGATTCACCTGTTCGAACGCGAATGCACGCTGCAGCGCCGTCACCAGAAGCTGATAGAGGAAGCGCCAGCCGCCAACCTTCCTACCTCCCTTCGCCAACGCATCCTCGACGACGCCGTCAGGCTCGGACGCAGGCTCAGATATCGTGGTGTCGGCACGGTCGAATTCATCGTCAGCGGCACCGACTACTACTTTCTGGAGGTCAATCCCCGGCTCCAGGTCGAGCATCCCGTAACCGAGATGGTCACCGGCATCGACATCGTCGAGGCCATGCTCCGCATTGCCGCCGGCGAAGGACTGCCAGTCAAACAGGACGAAGTGGTGTGCCAGGGCCACGCGGTCGAGGCGCGCATCTGTGCCGAAGATCCGAATGACAGCTTCATGCCATCCACCGGAAAGCTCGCCCACGTCAGGTTCCCGTCCGGCGGCATTCGCGTCGAGACCGGCGTCGAAAGCGGGTCGACCGTTACGCCCTATTACGATTCAATGCTCGCCAAGCTGATTGCCCACGCCACCACTCGCGATCAGGCGCTCGACCAGCTTGATCGCGCACTCGGCGAGACCTCGATTTTCGGCGTCATCACCAACCGGGAGTTTCTCCGTCGGTTGATCGCTCTGCCCGCGACCCGGGCCGCGACGTTTCATACCCGCCTGATCGACGAGAGGATCGATGCGCTTGTGACCGCCACGGAAAACATTGACCCGGAAGCATTGGCGGTTGGCGCGTATTTCTGGATGATGCGCCAGCGCGCTGCCGCTTCCGGCAATCCCTGGCAGTCCAGCAGTCTGACCGGCTGGCGGATGACGGCAGCCGATGACGGCTTGTCACCGATCCCCCTTCTTCATCTTGAGGCCGCAGGTGACAGCGCGGAGCTCCGCTTTGCACCCTTGCAACCAGACGGCTCGATGCTGATCGGCGTCGACGCTGCCAGGGTTCGGGTGCAGCTTTCGCCGCTTGCCGACGACATGTTCGCCGCCGCAGCCAACGCGCGCTGCGAGACCGTGCGGATCGCACAGAAAGACCATGCGATCTTCGTGCACGATCCGCGTCACGCCCATACAATGACCGCGATCCCCTACCTCAGATACATCAGCGCCAGCGCCGAGGTCAGCGGCGAACTACGCGCCCCGATGACCGGCGTCGTGTTGAAGATCAACGTCACGGTCGGCAGCCGCGTCAAGGCAGGCGATCCGACCGTCGTCATGGAATCCATGAAGATGGAATTGCGTATCGCCAGCGAGGTGGACGGTGTGGTGACCGCAGTCCACTTCAAACCCGGCGATACCGTCGAGCGAAACGCCGTCGTCGCCATCGTCGAGCCCGAACTCATCCCGCAGTAG
- a CDS encoding enoyl-CoA hydratase/isomerase family protein, with the protein MNYDVRGKIAILTLDEPNKLNALTTGIRTGIREGLQRADKDDEVRVTIITGAGGKAFCAGADIGTFDFDPEKARAFFIDAMEVLSAPERALKPVIAAVNGIAYGGGFELALASDFILAAESARFAVPEIKLGLLPGFAIVRLQDIVGRAKAKEMSMLGDPVDAAEASRLGLVSRVVPDERLLSDAIAFAERIASQPRLAVQMAKSFYNRGLGGDEMRHAIDGFPFLLTHADAREGINAFLEKREPRFDER; encoded by the coding sequence GTGAACTACGACGTCCGGGGCAAGATCGCGATCTTGACGCTCGACGAACCGAACAAGCTGAATGCACTGACAACAGGCATTCGCACAGGCATCCGTGAAGGCCTGCAACGGGCCGACAAGGACGATGAGGTACGTGTCACCATCATCACCGGTGCAGGCGGCAAGGCATTCTGCGCCGGCGCTGATATCGGCACTTTCGATTTCGATCCGGAGAAAGCGCGCGCCTTCTTCATCGACGCCATGGAGGTCCTGAGCGCTCCGGAACGGGCACTCAAGCCGGTGATCGCTGCCGTGAACGGGATTGCCTATGGCGGCGGATTCGAGCTTGCCCTCGCATCCGACTTCATCCTGGCGGCCGAGAGTGCCCGCTTTGCCGTACCCGAGATCAAGCTGGGCTTATTGCCTGGCTTCGCGATCGTGCGCCTCCAGGACATTGTCGGGCGCGCGAAAGCCAAGGAGATGAGCATGCTCGGCGACCCCGTCGACGCCGCGGAAGCGAGCCGCCTTGGACTCGTATCCCGCGTCGTTCCTGACGAACGCCTTCTCTCCGACGCAATCGCGTTCGCGGAACGCATCGCCTCACAGCCACGCCTTGCCGTGCAGATGGCCAAGTCCTTCTACAATCGCGGTCTCGGTGGCGACGAGATGCGCCACGCAATCGACGGGTTTCCGTTCCTGCTCACGCACGCCGATGCACGCGAAGGCATCAACGCATTCCTGGAAAAGCGCGAGCCACGATTCGATGAAAGGTAG
- a CDS encoding carboxyl transferase domain-containing protein encodes MAIMKSDIVTSTAEYARNRSAYAERVADLRQRRAAAALGGPERARKLHKERDQLLPRERIAALIDPGSPFLEFCQLAGEGLYEGVPPGGSIITGVGMISDRPCMIIANEPTVKGGTYYGITCKKHVRAQRFAWQHRLPCVTLVQSGGANLPDQPNIFPDDGQFGSIFYNQVRMSAEGIAQIAVVHGPSTAGGAYIPALSDETVIIRNQGAMFLGGPQLVYAATREEVGIEALGGGEMHSRVSGVTDHLAENDAHAIAITREIVASLGEIPRQSRTVAPVREPQFDPNEIYGLISSDPRIPTNNRDVLARLVDGSEFHEFKPLYGDTLVTGFARIMGFEIGILCNNGVLFSESALKATHFIELCCKRDIPLLFMADVTGFMVGREAEEGGITKNGAKMITAMASANVPKYTLIMGNAYGAGYLAMCGRAFRPNAMMMWPNARSAIMGPDQAATTLAMVRDEVHKREGTSWTDSEREAYMAPTRRTFEDFANAYNFARNTWCDMVIDPLETRSVMALLLDLAGRVPRQRTDFGVFRM; translated from the coding sequence ATGGCAATCATGAAATCGGACATCGTCACCTCGACCGCGGAATATGCCCGTAACCGCAGCGCCTATGCTGAGCGCGTTGCGGATCTCAGGCAGCGCCGGGCTGCGGCTGCGCTCGGCGGTCCGGAACGAGCGCGTAAGCTTCACAAGGAACGCGACCAATTGCTGCCGCGCGAGCGGATCGCGGCACTGATCGATCCTGGATCACCGTTCCTTGAATTCTGCCAGCTGGCCGGCGAAGGCCTGTACGAAGGCGTCCCGCCCGGCGGTAGCATCATCACTGGCGTCGGAATGATCTCCGATCGTCCCTGCATGATCATCGCCAACGAGCCCACCGTAAAGGGCGGCACCTACTACGGTATCACCTGCAAGAAGCATGTTCGTGCGCAGCGCTTCGCCTGGCAGCACCGCCTGCCCTGCGTGACCCTGGTCCAATCCGGCGGCGCTAACCTGCCCGACCAGCCCAATATTTTCCCTGACGATGGCCAGTTTGGCTCGATCTTTTACAACCAGGTCAGGATGTCGGCAGAGGGAATCGCGCAAATTGCGGTGGTGCACGGTCCTTCTACCGCGGGCGGAGCTTACATTCCCGCTTTGAGCGATGAGACCGTGATTATCCGAAACCAGGGCGCCATGTTTCTCGGCGGACCGCAGCTGGTTTATGCGGCGACCCGCGAGGAAGTCGGCATCGAGGCACTCGGCGGCGGCGAGATGCATAGCCGAGTGAGCGGCGTCACTGACCATCTCGCCGAGAACGACGCCCATGCGATTGCCATCACGCGCGAGATCGTCGCCAGTCTCGGTGAAATTCCCCGGCAAAGCCGGACTGTCGCTCCGGTGCGCGAGCCACAGTTCGACCCCAACGAAATCTACGGCCTGATCAGTTCGGATCCGCGCATTCCCACCAATAATCGCGATGTCCTTGCGCGTCTCGTCGACGGAAGCGAATTCCATGAGTTCAAGCCGCTCTATGGCGATACGCTTGTGACCGGCTTCGCGCGGATCATGGGCTTCGAGATCGGCATCCTGTGCAACAATGGCGTGCTGTTCTCCGAAAGTGCGCTGAAAGCTACGCACTTCATCGAACTGTGCTGCAAGCGCGACATTCCGTTGCTGTTCATGGCTGACGTCACGGGCTTCATGGTTGGCCGTGAAGCCGAGGAAGGCGGCATCACCAAGAACGGTGCGAAGATGATTACGGCCATGGCAAGCGCCAATGTCCCTAAATACACGCTGATCATGGGCAATGCCTACGGCGCGGGCTACCTCGCCATGTGCGGCCGGGCGTTCCGGCCAAATGCCATGATGATGTGGCCAAATGCCCGTTCCGCCATCATGGGCCCCGACCAGGCAGCGACGACGCTCGCGATGGTTCGCGACGAGGTGCACAAGCGCGAGGGCACGAGTTGGACGGATTCCGAGCGCGAGGCCTACATGGCTCCGACCCGGCGAACATTCGAGGATTTCGCCAATGCCTACAATTTCGCCCGCAACACCTGGTGCGACATGGTGATCGATCCGCTCGAAACCCGCAGCGTGATGGCGCTGTTGCTTGACCTCGCCGGGCGTGTCCCGCGTCAGCGCACCGATTTCGGCGTGTTTCGGATGTAG
- a CDS encoding thiolase C-terminal domain-containing protein encodes MSDTSLRGKVAVIGIGLSAVGKVPGRSPLSLAAEAARNALADAGVAKSEVDGVLSSHAFASPFHRFSVAFSEYFGIRPTFSNTLQVSGATAATMFSIGAAAIHGGLAKVVLLVAADSLMTGLTPDLALRSLTESRDQQYEMPFGIPVANTFAMTAHRHMREFGTTPEQLAEVAVVHRRHAARTPGAQQTTPITAADVLTSPMVTTPYHKLDCSLISDGGAAFVLTSAEHARALGIGRPIYILGCGECYTHEHIFLMPSLTTTGAVESSRRAYVMAGYRPSDMDVAGIYDCFTGTVIMMLEDLGFCRKGEGGPFVADGQMSYGGQIPSNTHGGLLSFAHSGIPGALFHFHEVIAQLRGQCGQRQVENAGLGLVHSLGAGFATNATTILGTEGTL; translated from the coding sequence ATGAGCGACACCAGCCTCAGAGGAAAAGTTGCCGTCATCGGCATCGGATTGTCGGCGGTCGGCAAGGTGCCAGGCCGCAGTCCGCTCTCGCTTGCGGCGGAAGCCGCCAGAAACGCACTTGCGGATGCCGGCGTCGCCAAGAGCGAGGTGGACGGCGTGCTGTCGAGCCATGCCTTCGCCTCCCCGTTCCATCGCTTCAGCGTTGCTTTCAGCGAGTATTTTGGAATTCGTCCGACCTTCTCGAACACGCTGCAGGTGTCCGGCGCCACGGCGGCGACGATGTTCAGCATTGGTGCGGCTGCCATTCACGGCGGCCTCGCCAAGGTGGTGCTGCTGGTCGCGGCCGATAGTCTCATGACGGGGCTGACGCCGGATCTGGCGCTGCGTTCGCTCACCGAAAGCCGGGATCAGCAATACGAGATGCCCTTTGGCATACCGGTTGCCAACACCTTCGCAATGACCGCACACCGGCATATGAGAGAGTTCGGCACCACGCCCGAGCAGTTGGCGGAGGTCGCTGTCGTGCACAGGCGTCACGCGGCGCGGACCCCCGGCGCGCAACAGACGACGCCGATCACCGCAGCGGACGTGCTGACTTCACCGATGGTCACCACGCCCTATCACAAGCTCGATTGTTCGCTGATCTCGGACGGCGGCGCGGCATTTGTCCTCACGTCGGCCGAACATGCGAGGGCACTTGGAATCGGGAGGCCGATTTACATCCTCGGTTGCGGAGAATGCTACACCCACGAGCACATCTTCCTGATGCCGTCCCTGACCACGACCGGCGCCGTCGAATCCAGCCGGAGGGCGTACGTAATGGCCGGGTACCGGCCGAGCGATATGGATGTCGCCGGCATCTATGATTGCTTCACGGGCACCGTGATCATGATGCTTGAGGACCTCGGCTTCTGCCGAAAGGGTGAAGGCGGCCCGTTCGTCGCCGACGGACAGATGAGCTACGGCGGCCAAATACCTTCCAACACCCATGGCGGCTTGCTGTCATTCGCACATTCCGGAATACCCGGCGCCCTGTTCCACTTCCACGAGGTGATCGCACAGCTGCGCGGTCAATGCGGCCAGCGGCAGGTCGAAAACGCAGGGCTTGGGCTGGTGCACAGCCTCGGCGCTGGGTTTGCCACCAACGCCACGACCATTCTCGGCACGGAGGGAACGTTGTGA
- a CDS encoding Zn-ribbon domain-containing OB-fold protein: protein MASEDSAQKPLPAPDADTITFWHGLRNGKLLLQHCRHCRNVQYYQQATCRECGSDELEHRPATGHGKVHSFSVVYRAPGPAFKQDVPYAVLLVELAEGPRMISTLTGSDPKDVTFDMEVELAFDQVSDDITLPRFRKA from the coding sequence ATGGCATCCGAGGATTCCGCCCAAAAGCCCCTGCCCGCGCCGGATGCCGATACGATCACATTCTGGCACGGCTTGCGAAACGGCAAGCTCCTGCTGCAGCACTGCCGCCACTGTCGAAACGTGCAGTATTACCAGCAAGCCACATGTCGCGAATGCGGCAGCGATGAGCTTGAGCATCGGCCCGCAACCGGCCACGGCAAAGTGCATTCCTTCAGCGTGGTCTATCGGGCTCCGGGCCCTGCGTTCAAACAAGATGTCCCCTACGCCGTGTTGCTCGTCGAACTCGCGGAAGGGCCGCGCATGATCAGCACCTTGACGGGGAGCGATCCGAAGGACGTCACGTTCGACATGGAGGTCGAGCTCGCATTCGACCAAGTCTCCGACGACATAACTCTGCCGCGCTTCCGGAAAGCCTGA